The sequence TTATTTTTGGCGAGAATGCGAGGTTGGATGTTGGCGGTTCGTTTGTCGCCTCTACCGCCAATAGTTTTACCTTTCCCGATGGCAGTGAGTTTAGTGCCACCAATCCCCAAGCACCGCCATTATTGACGATTAATATTACACCAGGATTACAGTATGGCGCAAATTCTCCGGGAGGAAGGATTACGAATGCGGGGAATTTGAATGCCGGACAAGATTTAACCTTAGCGGCAGATAATTTGGATTTACAGGGACAGTTATCCGCCGGGAGAGATTTAACCTTAAAAGCCCAGGATACAGTAACAATTCGGGATAGTGTCACCCATCCATTTATTGTATCAGCAGAAGGAAACCTGCTAGTTCAGGGAAATCAAACCATTGATATTTTTACCTTGAATCATCCCGATAGTGGCTTGTTTTCGGGTGAGGATATGGTGCTGCGAAGTGCTTCCCCAGTATGGGGAGATGCACATTATTGGAGTGGGGGCAATTTTCGCATTGAACAGTTAGATGGGAATTTGGGAGATTTGGCAAGCCCTGAAGACCCAGTTATTCGCGCCCTCGGCGATGTGTTGCTCAATCGCTACACAGGAGCATCCTTACACATTTTTGCTGGGGGATGGGTAGCTATTGGTACAGTGACGATTACCGCAACTGATCCAACCGAGGGTATTAGGGAGAATGTTACCCTCTCCGATGGTACGGTTCTGGCAATTAATGGGAAAGTACAGCCAACGTTGGATGTGAGAGCAGGATTAGATCCCAATGTGGTTGGTAGTCCTATTGGACTAACAGGAAACAATTTTTTTGATGTTAGTGGAAATTTTGATGATATTCCAGATAGTGCAGATATTGCCATAGGCGAAGTTTTTGTAGATGCTGCCAATGGGGTTGTCTTTTTGACTAATCAATATCAACCCAATCCTTCTTTATCAGGAGACATTGAAGTTAGCAGTATTTTGACTAATGACTTTGTTTTTACAGGTAACGCTGGTTCAGTAATTATCGACTCTCGCGGCGCTATCAAGATCACCAACCAAATTGACTCATCCTCCACCTCTGGAAATGCAGGAAATATTACTTTGATTGCCAACGATATTGTTTCTCTGACAGGTGGCTTTATCGTTAGTGAAACCCCTGGTGTCGGTGCGGGGGGTGATACTCGTATCCAATCGGGGTCAGTTTTATTAAAAGAAGGAGCGGTGGTTTCAACAGCTACATTGGGTGCAGGCGATGCGGGTAATTTGACTGTGGAAACCGGAGAGTTGCTTGTCCGCGATGGCTCTCAACTGATTGTGTCTACGTTCGGTACAGGGAATGGGGGTGAGTTAAATGTCAATGCTACCCAGATTGAGTTAATTGGCGCAAATCCCATCAATGGGATTCCCAGTGGTTTGTTTGCCGATGTCCGTTCTAATGCCAGAGGAAATGGGGGAGATTTGACTATTTCTACCCAGGGCTTGCGCCTCATTGACGGTGCTGCTTTATCCGCCTCCACGTATGGAGAAGGAGATGCTGGGGAGTTACAGGTGGTTGCTACTGACCGCATTGAAGTTATTGGGTCTAACCCCCAAGGGAATTCCAGTAGTATCCGAGCGCAAGTTAATTCTAATGCCACAGGTAAGGGCGGAAATTTGACCTTGGAGAGTAGAGAACTATTAGTCAGCCAAGGGGGTCAGATAGGGGTGTCTACCTTTGGTACAGGGGATGGGGGTGAGTTAAACGTTAATGCTACACAAATTGAGTTAATTGGCACTGACCCAATCGATGGGAGTCCTAGTGGCTTGTTTGGTCAAGTTGGCTCTAATGCTAGAGGAAATGGGGGAGATGTGACTATTTCTACCCAAGGTTTGCGTCTCATTGACGGTGCTAATTTATCCGCAACCACTTATGGACAAGGGGATGCTGGGAAGTTAAAGGTGGTTGCTACTGACCGCATTGAAGTGATGGGGTATGACCTTGACGGGAATTCCACTCGTATTGATGCGCGAGTTAATCCTAATGCCACAGGCAAGGGCGGGAATTTGACCTTGGAGAGTAGAGAACTATTAGTCAGCCAAGGGGGTCAGATAGATGTGTCTACCTTCGGTACAGGGAATGGGGGTGAGTTAAACGTTAATGCTGCTGAGATTGAGTTAATTGGCACAAACCCCATAAATGGCTTATCCAGTGGCTTGTTTGCCTATGTCGCACCTAATGCCACGGGAAATGGGGGAGATGTGACTATTTCTACCCAAGGCTTGCGCCTCATTGATGGTGCTATTTTAAACGCCACCACATTTGGCAAAGGGAATGCAGGAGAGTTACGGGTGGTGGCTACTGACCGAATTGAGTTAATTGGCACAAACCCCATAAATGGCTTATCCAGTGGCTTGTTTGCCAGTGTCGGTGCTAATGCCACAGGAAATGGAGGAGATGTTATCCTGCAAACCCAGGACTTAGGAATTATTGACGGTGCTATTTTAGACGCTACCACTTATGGCAAAGGGAATGCTGGGGATTTACGGGTAGTAGCTACTGACCGAATTGAAGTGATTGGGTATGACCGCCAAGAGAATTCCAGTAGTATCCGGGCACAAGTTAATGCTAATGCTACAGGCAAGGGCGGGAATTTAAGCCTGGAGACAGCAGAACTATTGGTCAGCCAAGGGGGTCAAATATCTGTGGCAACCTTCGGTACAGGGGATGGGGGTGAGTTAAACGTCAATGCGAGTGAGATTGAGTTAATTGGCACAAACCCAATTAATGGGAGTCCCAGTGCCTTGTTTGCCTCTGTCGGTGCTAATGCCACAGGAAATGGGGGAGATATGACCATCGATACCCAGGGCTTGCGCCTTGTTGACGGTGCTACTTTGAACACCACCACATTTGGCAAAGGGAATGCTGGGGAGTTACGAGTAGTAGCCACTGACCGAATTGAAGTAATTGGGTCTGACCGCCAAGAGAATGCCAGTAGTATCCGGGCGCAAGTTGAACCAGAAGCCACAGGCAAGGGTGGGAATTTAACCCTGGAGACAGCAGAACTATTGGTCAGCCAAGGGGGTCAAATATCTGTGGCAACCCTCGGCACAGGGGATGGGGGTCAGTTAAATGTCAATGCTACCCAGATTGAATTAATTGGCGATAACCCCATCAATGGGAGTCCTGGTGGTGTGTTTGCCACTGTCGAACCTAATGCCACAGGAAAAGGGGGAGATATAACTATTTCTACCCAAGGTTTGCGTATTGTTGACGGTGCTACTTTATCCGCTACCACATTTGGCAAAGGAAATGCTGGGGAGTTACGAGTAGTAGCCACTGACCGAATTGAAGTAATTGGGTC comes from Coleofasciculus chthonoplastes PCC 7420 and encodes:
- a CDS encoding two-partner secretion domain-containing protein yields the protein MKHLNNPFLISSIALSFWTNVTTASAQIVPDNTLPVNSQVTGCPVCLIEGGTVRGVNLFHSFEEFSVQIGGEAFFNNALDIENIFGRVTGANISDIDGWIRANGTANLFLINPNGIIFGENARLDVGGSFVASTANSFTFPDGSEFSATNPQAPPLLTINITPGLQYGANSPGGRITNAGNLNAGQDLTLAADNLDLQGQLSAGRDLTLKAQDTVTIRDSVTHPFIVSAEGNLLVQGNQTIDIFTLNHPDSGLFSGEDMVLRSASPVWGDAHYWSGGNFRIEQLDGNLGDLASPEDPVIRALGDVLLNRYTGASLHIFAGGWVAIGTVTITATDPTEGIRENVTLSDGTVLAINGKVQPTLDVRAGLDPNVVGSPIGLTGNNFFDVSGNFDDIPDSADIAIGEVFVDAANGVVFLTNQYQPNPSLSGDIEVSSILTNDFVFTGNAGSVIIDSRGAIKITNQIDSSSTSGNAGNITLIANDIVSLTGGFIVSETPGVGAGGDTRIQSGSVLLKEGAVVSTATLGAGDAGNLTVETGELLVRDGSQLIVSTFGTGNGGELNVNATQIELIGANPINGIPSGLFADVRSNARGNGGDLTISTQGLRLIDGAALSASTYGEGDAGELQVVATDRIEVIGSNPQGNSSSIRAQVNSNATGKGGNLTLESRELLVSQGGQIGVSTFGTGDGGELNVNATQIELIGTDPIDGSPSGLFGQVGSNARGNGGDVTISTQGLRLIDGANLSATTYGQGDAGKLKVVATDRIEVMGYDLDGNSTRIDARVNPNATGKGGNLTLESRELLVSQGGQIDVSTFGTGNGGELNVNAAEIELIGTNPINGLSSGLFAYVAPNATGNGGDVTISTQGLRLIDGAILNATTFGKGNAGELRVVATDRIELIGTNPINGLSSGLFASVGANATGNGGDVILQTQDLGIIDGAILDATTYGKGNAGDLRVVATDRIEVIGYDRQENSSSIRAQVNANATGKGGNLSLETAELLVSQGGQISVATFGTGDGGELNVNASEIELIGTNPINGSPSALFASVGANATGNGGDMTIDTQGLRLVDGATLNTTTFGKGNAGELRVVATDRIEVIGSDRQENASSIRAQVEPEATGKGGNLTLETAELLVSQGGQISVATLGTGDGGQLNVNATQIELIGDNPINGSPGGVFATVEPNATGKGGDITISTQGLRIVDGATLSATTFGKGNAGELRVVATDRIEVIGSDPQENSSSITVQVNPEATGRGGNLTLETAELSLSKGGQISVATFGTGDGGELNVNASEIELVGTTPINGNPSSLFADVAPNATGKGGDVTISTQGLRIVDGATLSALTGGIGDAGDLTVTATEKIEVIGTDPNRNPSSINAIVTDSATGNGGQLSLKASSILVTDNGVFSVATFGNGVAGNLTIETQRLTVADDASVSASTASPHPEGTGGNLTINARESLQLRNQGRVVAQSTGAAAAGGVTISTPQLYLENDSQILASNVSTGSQGIVLEGLDTLRVNNNSEISASTRTGTAGSVRINVGENPVESVFLNNSRLSVAATSEGGKAGGLTLNSQQLNLSEDSQLSASNISGVSENITLEGLNTLTVNNSLISASTQKGTAGSLSINTTESVDLHGVGGLWVEASQGGTAGNLTVKTTQMSVHNEASVTVSSPSGQAGNLTIKANSLQLDQGQLTAETGISGVEGGANISLQNLDTLLMTNESLISAKASGDANGGNIDITTIFLLALPPEGVNGSDIIASAERGDGGRITITGEGIFGIEERPAIEGNRTNDIDASSQFGNSGEIILDVSLDPSRGLTQLPSTLVDPSGQINRTCAASNRQSQFTVTGRGGLPENPTDLFSPDLVQDDFGTVIAREEDEEIEGQAEGKNDLINHPPKQIIEAQGWIIDEEGNVILTAYAPDGKPHSSWQEPVHCQVSPTASP